One segment of Urocitellus parryii isolate mUroPar1 chromosome 5, mUroPar1.hap1, whole genome shotgun sequence DNA contains the following:
- the Krt84 gene encoding keratin, type II cuticular Hb4 translates to MSCRSYRVSSGCRMGSFSSCSAVTPQNLSHFQASSVPCKSGPGLRGLGAFGSRSVINFGSHAPRMAAVGPHPTRCGVGFGPGSRMAFGFGDRSGVGLGFRACSGVGLGFGGGSGFGHGFSGPGFGYRVGGIGGPAAPSITAVTVNQSLLTPLNLEIDPNAQRVKKDEKEQIKTLNNKFASFIDKVRFLEQQNKLLETKWSFLQEQKCARSNLEPLFENYITNLRRQLETLVSDQARLQAERNHLQDVLQGFKKKYEEEVGFRANAENEFVNLKKDVDTAFLNKSDLEANVDALTQEIDFLKTLYTEEIQLLQSHISETSVIVKMDNSRDLNLDGIIAEVKAQYEEVARRSRADAEAWYQTKYEEMRVTAGQHCDNLRHTRDEINELTRLIHRLKAEIEHAKAQRVKLEEAVAEAEQQGEAALSDAKCKLADLEGALQQAKQDMARQLREYQELMNAKLGLDIEIATYRRLLEGEEVRICEGVGPVNISVSSTRGGVVCGPEHLVTGSTLSHSGVTFSGSSSIRTTGGVLTSCSSSLGGARGSHGDLLSTGTKGGSVLVGEACAPSVPCPLPTEGSFSSCSGGRSTRSSSVRFSSTTTSRRTKY, encoded by the exons TGAGCCACTTTCAGGCCAGCTCTGTCCCCTGCAAGAGTGGGCCTGGTCTCCGGGGCCTTGGTGCCTTTGGTAGTCGGAGTGTCATCAACTTTGGGTCCCATGCACCCCGGATGGCAGCTGTAGGCCCTCATCCCACCCGCTGTGGAGTTGGCTTTGGTCCTGGCAGTAGGATGGCCTTCGGCTTTGGTGACAGGAGTGGTGTCGGTCTGGGATTTAGGGCCTGCAGTGGTGTTGGTCTGGGCTTTGGAGGTGGCAGTGGCTTTGGCCATGGTTTCAGCGGCCCTGGCTTTGGCTACAGAGTTGGAGGCATTGGAGGACCAGCAGCCCCATCTATCACAGCGGTGACTGTTAACCAGAGCCTGCTGACGCCCCTCAACCTGGAGATTGACCCCAATGCCCAGAGGGTGAAGAAGGATGAGAAGGAGCAAATCAAGACCCTCAACAACAAGTTCGCCTCCTTCATTGACAAG GTACGGTTCTTAGAGCAACAGAACAAGCTCTTAGAAACCAAGTGGAGCTTCCTCCAAGAGCAGAAATGTGCCAGGAGCAACCTAGAACCTCTCTTTGAGAACTACATCACCAACTTGCGGAGGCAGCTGGAGACACTGGTCAGTGACCAGGCCCGGCTGCAGGCTGAGAGGAACCACTTGCAGGATGTCCTCCAGGGCTTCAAGAAGAA GTATGAGGAGGAGGTGGGATTCCGAGCCAATGCTGAGAATGAGTTTGTGAATCTGAAAAAG GATGTGGACACAGCTTTCTTGAATAAATCTGATCTAGAAGCCAACGTGGATGCCCTAACTCAGGAAATTGACTTCCTTAAAACCCTGTACACGGAG GAAATCCAGTTGCTGCAGTCGCACATCTCAGAGACATCAGTCATCGTGAAGATGGACAACAGCAGGGACCTGAACCTTGACGGGATCATCGCCGAAGTCAAGGCTCAGTATGAGGAGGTGGCCAGGCGCAGCCGcgctgatgctgaggcctggtaCCAGACCAAG TATGAAGAGATGCGAGTGACAGCTGGCCAACACTGTGACAACCTACGCCACACCCGGGACGAGATCAATGAACTGACCCGGCTGATCCACAGGTTGAAGGCAGAGATCGAGCATGCCAAGGCTCAG CGAGTCAAGCTGGAGGAAGCAGTGGccgaggcagagcagcagggcgAGGCGGCCCTCAGTGACGCCAAATGCAAGCTGGCAGACCTGGAGGGCGCCCTGCAGCAGGCCAAGCAGGACATGGCACGACAGCTGCGGGAGTACCAGGAGCTCATGAACGCCAAGCTGGGCCTGGACATCGAGATCGCCACCTACAGGAGGCTGCTAGAGGGCGAGGAAGTCCG CATCTGTGAAGGCGTTGGCCCAGTTAACATAT CTGTGAGCAGCACCCGGGGTGGCGTGGTGTGTGGGCCTGAGCACCTGGTCACTGGCTCCACCCTGTCCCACAGCGGAGTCACCTTCTCTGGCAGCAGCAGCATCCGCACCACAGGGGGGGTCCTGACTTCCTGCAGCTCCAGCCTGGGTGGGGCACGGGGCAGCCACGGGGACCTGCTGAGCACGGGCACCAAGGGGGGCTCAGTGCTTGTGGGTGAGGCCTGCGCCCCCAGCGTCCCGTGCCCGCTGCCCACTGAGGGTAGCTTCAGCAGCTGCAGTGGTGGCCGCAGTACCCGCAGCTCCAGCGTCCGCTTCTCGTCCACCACCACCTCTCGCAGGACCAAGTACTAA